One Megamonas hypermegale genomic window carries:
- a CDS encoding fumarate hydratase, giving the protein MVRTIQAETITQEVAQMCKEAAYYLPGDVFAALERGRLSEQSPVGRDVLDQIIQNAKIAKAEDRPICQDTGMTIVFVELGQDVHIEGGNLNDAINAGVAKGYTEGYLRKSVVEEPLFNRKNTGNNTPAVIYTEVVPGDKLTIQVEPKGFGSENKSGLKMLVPADGVKGVKKAVMEIILHASCNPCPPMVVGIGIGGTMDRAAVMSKKALLRPTNVRNPHPEYAKLEEELLEMINQTGIGPQLGGTTSALAVNIEWGPTHIAGLPVAVTICCHACRHSKRVL; this is encoded by the coding sequence ATGGTGCGTACAATCCAAGCAGAAACAATTACCCAAGAAGTAGCGCAGATGTGTAAAGAAGCTGCCTACTATTTACCAGGAGACGTTTTCGCCGCATTAGAAAGAGGCAGACTTAGTGAACAGTCTCCAGTTGGCCGAGACGTACTCGACCAAATCATTCAGAATGCCAAAATCGCTAAAGCAGAAGATAGACCAATCTGCCAAGATACAGGCATGACTATCGTGTTCGTCGAATTAGGTCAAGACGTTCATATCGAAGGTGGCAACTTAAATGATGCTATTAATGCTGGTGTAGCAAAAGGCTATACTGAAGGATACCTTCGTAAATCCGTTGTTGAAGAACCACTTTTCAACCGCAAAAATACTGGAAATAACACTCCTGCTGTTATTTATACTGAAGTTGTTCCTGGTGATAAACTTACAATTCAAGTTGAACCAAAAGGCTTCGGTAGCGAAAATAAATCAGGCCTTAAAATGCTTGTACCTGCTGATGGTGTAAAAGGCGTTAAAAAAGCTGTTATGGAAATTATTCTCCATGCAAGCTGCAACCCTTGCCCACCTATGGTTGTAGGTATCGGTATCGGTGGTACTATGGACCGTGCTGCTGTAATGTCTAAAAAAGCATTACTTCGTCCAACAAACGTTCGCAATCCACATCCTGAATATGCAAAATTAGAAGAAGAACTTTTAGAAATGATTAATCAGACAGGCATTGGCCCACAGCTCGGTGGTACTACAAGCGCTCTTGCTGTAAATATTGAATGGGGCCCAACTCATATTGCTGGCCTTCCTGTTGCAGTAACTATTTGCTGCCATGCATGCCGTCATTCTAAACGTGTATTATAA
- a CDS encoding metallophosphoesterase family protein translates to MKIGIMSDSHYNLDAIDNAICLADDVDCWLHAGDSIEDSKYLEKVSGKKVYGVIGNVDWTYEKPNDLLLKLADINIFLTHGHTYNVKTSLEELSDMARCVNAHLIVYGHSHIGAQKTIDNRLFINPGSISEPRDGLLPSFMIATIKNKKIDIQRIFIK, encoded by the coding sequence ATGAAAATAGGAATAATGAGCGACAGTCATTATAATTTAGATGCTATTGATAATGCTATCTGTTTAGCTGATGATGTAGACTGTTGGCTTCATGCTGGCGACAGTATTGAAGATAGTAAATATCTTGAAAAAGTATCAGGCAAAAAGGTATACGGTGTTATCGGCAATGTTGATTGGACTTATGAAAAACCTAACGATCTTCTTCTAAAATTAGCTGATATAAATATTTTCTTGACACACGGTCACACTTACAACGTGAAAACTTCTTTAGAAGAATTAAGTGATATGGCTCGTTGCGTTAATGCTCATTTAATTGTATATGGACACAGTCATATCGGTGCACAAAAAACAATTGATAATAGATTATTCATAAATCCTGGTAGCATTTCTGAACCACGTGATGGACTTTTACCTTCATTTATGATTGCCACTATAAAAAATAAAAAAATAGATATCCAACGGATATTTATAAAATAA
- a CDS encoding IreB family regulatory phosphoprotein encodes MSNIKDETVMFNFGADDDKAAKALCLSCRAMLEKGYSPINQLVGYLLSDDPAYITSNRNARNEIRRLGRDELLEELVRFYLENNENIKKGTE; translated from the coding sequence ATGTCCAATATTAAAGATGAAACTGTAATGTTTAATTTTGGCGCAGATGACGATAAAGCAGCAAAAGCACTCTGCCTTTCTTGCCGTGCTATGCTCGAAAAAGGTTATAGTCCTATAAACCAACTCGTCGGTTATTTATTATCCGATGACCCAGCTTATATTACCAGCAATAGAAACGCTAGAAATGAAATTCGTCGCCTCGGACGTGATGAACTCTTAGAAGAACTCGTACGTTTCTATTTAGAAAACAATGAAAATATCAAGAAGGGAACAGAATAA
- the ruvX gene encoding Holliday junction resolvase RuvX: MRIMSLDVGDRTVGIAVSDELLFTAQGVETIRRKSYKNDLGRIKELCRQFETTKFVVGLPKNMNGTMGERCEIVKQFATKLKEDIPEAEIIFWDERLSTVAADRYLLEADISRAKRKKVIDKMAAVFILQGYLDSLK, from the coding sequence ATGCGCATTATGTCCCTTGATGTAGGCGACCGCACTGTAGGCATAGCTGTAAGTGATGAACTTTTATTTACAGCACAAGGTGTTGAAACAATCCGTCGCAAATCTTATAAAAACGATTTAGGACGAATTAAAGAACTTTGTCGCCAATTCGAAACCACAAAATTTGTAGTTGGATTGCCTAAAAATATGAATGGCACCATGGGTGAACGCTGTGAAATTGTAAAACAATTCGCTACAAAATTAAAAGAAGATATACCTGAAGCAGAAATAATCTTCTGGGATGAACGCTTATCCACAGTGGCAGCTGACCGCTATTTATTAGAAGCTGATATCAGCCGTGCAAAACGCAAAAAAGTAATTGATAAAATGGCAGCCGTATTCATTCTGCAAGGATATCTTGACAGTTTAAAATAA
- a CDS encoding succinate dehydrogenase → MIHTTFYIRRLHSLCGIVPVGLFLLEHILTNSMVLGGPAPFNAAVERLAAIPHEIMLPMEICFILVPFLFHGLYGIYILMQAKNNPRSYGFARNWNFFFQRITAILIFLFLIWHVVYLRIMVKGGGTPISYELLQAYFSNPVIWAAYTIGMIAAIFHFFNGLTTFTMTWGIAKGPRIQTFFSRLFMLVFVVLSLLTIAFMSMYWF, encoded by the coding sequence ATGATTCACACAACATTTTACATTCGCAGACTTCATTCTCTCTGCGGTATCGTTCCTGTAGGTTTATTCTTACTCGAACATATCTTAACAAACTCAATGGTATTGGGTGGCCCTGCTCCATTCAATGCAGCAGTTGAGCGATTAGCAGCTATTCCACACGAAATTATGCTTCCTATGGAAATCTGCTTCATTTTAGTACCATTCCTTTTCCATGGTCTTTATGGTATCTACATTTTAATGCAAGCTAAAAACAATCCAAGAAGCTATGGCTTCGCTCGCAACTGGAACTTCTTCTTCCAGAGAATAACTGCAATTCTTATTTTCCTTTTCTTGATTTGGCATGTTGTTTATCTCCGCATTATGGTAAAAGGTGGCGGCACTCCAATTTCCTATGAATTATTACAGGCTTACTTCTCTAATCCTGTAATTTGGGCTGCTTACACAATTGGCATGATTGCAGCAATTTTCCACTTCTTCAATGGTCTTACTACATTTACAATGACTTGGGGTATTGCTAAAGGTCCTCGCATTCAGACTTTCTTCTCCCGCTTATTCATGCTTGTATTTGTAGTATTATCCCTTTTAACTATTGCTTTCATGAGCATGTATTGGTTTTAA
- the recJ gene encoding single-stranded-DNA-specific exonuclease RecJ: MKKHWEISPIDEKKQQTLAKTLHISPILAQILVHKNFSLEEATLFLNSEQITYHNPFLLKDMDKACKRLQIALKNQEKICIYGDYDVDGISSTALLVTVLKKLGFIVDYYLPDRHSEGYGLHIESLDKLIPKYNLIITVDCGITAIEEIAYAKDKIDIIITDHHLPRENLPDALAIVNPNQQNCSYPFKSLCGVGVAFKLCQALYQTLNKDNVDLEQYLDIVALGTVADIVPLIDENRRFVKKGLTHIQNLGILELLHICNYQTDTINTGHIGFGVAPRLNAAGRLTHASNAVELLLTKDKQTAIDKSQYLDEENKKRQDIVEDIFNQAVEKVESSNLDKDNIIVVVGENWHEGVIGIAASRLQEKYYRPIIIIAINEGIGKASCRSIEGFHIKNALDFCADDFVVYGGHSMAAGFTIEVNKIPTFLSHIHTYANENISEDILIPTCKIEAVVYPQDITLDFISELTKLEPFGMGNTKPQFVCQHVYVSQAKAIGREQNHLHFIFEYHSNRYTAIGWNMAEYVDKIAYKYIDILFQPEINHWNDKDYIQFKINDIRLSDNSPTFLEKYPNYDTVGKVYLTLRKLSMQTKTDKLNISSINNGLKQFYNIDITEYAIKTCLKIMQEINVLTILDENTIILNTMLQGKMDINASLTFAQRFNVKRL, from the coding sequence ATGAAAAAACATTGGGAAATCTCCCCTATAGACGAGAAAAAACAACAAACCCTTGCAAAAACCTTGCATATTTCACCTATATTAGCACAAATTTTAGTACACAAAAATTTTTCACTCGAAGAAGCTACTTTATTCTTAAATTCTGAACAAATCACCTATCACAATCCTTTTTTATTAAAAGACATGGACAAAGCTTGCAAAAGACTTCAAATAGCTTTAAAAAATCAAGAAAAAATCTGTATTTATGGTGATTACGATGTCGATGGCATTTCCTCTACAGCACTTCTTGTCACTGTATTAAAAAAACTCGGTTTTATTGTCGATTATTATTTACCTGACCGCCATAGCGAAGGATATGGTTTACACATTGAATCACTTGATAAATTAATACCTAAGTATAATTTAATCATCACAGTAGATTGTGGCATTACAGCTATTGAAGAAATCGCCTATGCTAAAGATAAAATTGATATCATAATCACAGACCATCACCTACCACGTGAAAATCTACCTGACGCTTTAGCCATTGTAAATCCCAACCAGCAAAATTGTTCCTATCCTTTTAAAAGCCTTTGCGGTGTCGGCGTAGCTTTTAAATTATGTCAAGCATTATATCAAACATTAAATAAAGATAACGTCGATTTAGAACAATATCTCGATATAGTGGCACTCGGTACCGTTGCCGATATTGTTCCCCTAATTGATGAAAATCGTCGCTTCGTAAAAAAAGGCTTAACTCATATACAAAATCTTGGCATTTTGGAATTACTTCACATTTGTAATTATCAAACAGATACAATAAATACAGGTCATATCGGTTTTGGTGTTGCACCACGCTTAAATGCTGCAGGCAGACTGACTCATGCTAGTAATGCTGTAGAATTATTGCTTACAAAAGATAAACAAACAGCTATAGACAAAAGCCAATATTTAGATGAAGAAAATAAAAAACGACAAGATATCGTGGAAGATATTTTCAATCAAGCTGTTGAAAAAGTAGAAAGTTCTAATTTAGATAAAGACAATATAATTGTCGTTGTCGGTGAAAATTGGCATGAAGGCGTAATCGGAATTGCTGCTTCTCGCCTACAAGAAAAATATTATCGACCAATCATCATCATAGCTATAAATGAAGGCATTGGCAAAGCTTCTTGTCGTAGCATTGAAGGTTTCCATATAAAAAATGCTCTTGATTTTTGTGCTGATGATTTTGTAGTTTATGGTGGTCATTCCATGGCAGCTGGTTTTACTATCGAAGTGAATAAAATTCCTACATTCTTATCACATATTCACACTTATGCTAATGAAAATATATCTGAAGATATTTTGATACCTACTTGCAAAATCGAAGCCGTCGTTTATCCTCAAGATATCACACTTGATTTCATATCTGAACTTACAAAACTTGAACCTTTTGGCATGGGCAATACTAAACCACAATTTGTCTGCCAACACGTATATGTAAGTCAAGCTAAAGCTATCGGACGAGAACAAAATCATCTTCATTTTATTTTTGAATACCACAGTAACAGATACACTGCTATTGGCTGGAATATGGCTGAATATGTGGATAAAATTGCCTATAAATACATTGATATTTTATTTCAACCAGAAATAAATCACTGGAATGATAAAGATTACATTCAATTTAAAATAAATGACATTCGCCTTAGTGATAATTCACCTACATTTTTAGAAAAATATCCTAATTACGATACTGTAGGCAAAGTTTATTTGACTTTAAGAAAATTATCCATGCAAACAAAAACAGATAAATTAAATATTTCTTCTATTAATAATGGATTAAAGCAATTTTACAATATAGACATAACTGAATATGCTATAAAAACTTGTTTAAAAATCATGCAAGAAATAAATGTATTAACTATACTAGATGAAAATACTATTATTTTAAATACTATGCTACAAGGCAAAATGGATATAAATGCTTCTTTGACATTTGCTCAAAGATTTAATGTTAAAAGGCTGTAA
- the alaS gene encoding alanine--tRNA ligase, protein MKYMSGKEIRRKYLDFFVKNGHLELPSASLIPKDDPSLLMIGAGMAPFKAYFTGKMKPPCTRITTSQRCVRTGDIENVGHTARHHTFFEMLGNFSFGDYFKYDAIRWAWQFLTEELDLPKDKLWATIYPDDEEAYKIWTTETDINPDHIVKLDDNFWEIGSGPCGPDSEIFIDLGEERGCGSPTCGVGCDCDRFLEIWNLVFTQFDRTEDGKYNPLVHKNIDTGCGLERVASVLQNKPSNFETDLMFPIIEYASKVAGVEYGKNKETDVSLKVIADHARSISFMVMDGILPSNEGRGYVLRRLLRRAVRHARTLGIQEKFLAGAVDVVAEIYSGVYDELTNRKDYIKKVITLEEERFATTLNQGMELLNAEIESLKAENKTVLDGEVGFKLYDTYGFPWELTDEILHENNMTLDKDSFDKAMEQQRTRARNARGENKRMDIPDLRDSNIGELKIDENARQAKIVCIWKNAQITDALKDGDEAGVILDVTPFYAEGGGQEGDIGSLKSDMGSATVIDTKKLPDGTVYNIVHVTEGSLHTGDAVEITVDMTNKLASARNHTATHLLQAALKRVVGDHINQAGSFVNADHLRFDFSSFEPITDEQLAEVEAMVNAEILTGQDVNISFMKQDEAKEMGAMALFGEKYGDIVRVVTVPGFSMELCGGSHVKNVGQIGMFKIVSETGVAAGVRRIEALTGKAAIDYMNNKAKLLSEAVSTLKTNETNLLDKINTVLTENKEMKQELTKVQAARAKADSQKLLMGLEEYNGVNVIVGKVQAATMDELRNSADLICSKYEKAGVVVLGAVIGDKVNFVVKANKDAVARGIHAGKIVKEVAQVAGGNGGGRPDMAQAGAKQAEKLPEAFDKAHQIIQAQIK, encoded by the coding sequence TTGAAGTATATGAGCGGTAAAGAAATCCGCAGAAAATACCTAGACTTTTTTGTAAAAAATGGACATTTAGAACTTCCTAGCGCATCTTTAATTCCAAAAGATGACCCTAGCTTACTTATGATAGGTGCCGGCATGGCTCCTTTTAAAGCTTATTTCACAGGTAAAATGAAACCACCTTGCACACGCATCACTACAAGTCAGCGTTGCGTACGTACTGGTGATATTGAAAACGTTGGTCATACAGCTCGTCATCATACCTTTTTTGAAATGCTCGGCAATTTCTCTTTTGGCGATTATTTCAAATATGATGCCATTCGCTGGGCTTGGCAGTTTTTAACTGAAGAACTCGATTTACCAAAAGATAAACTTTGGGCAACAATCTATCCTGATGATGAAGAAGCATACAAAATTTGGACTACTGAAACAGATATCAACCCAGACCATATCGTTAAACTCGATGATAACTTCTGGGAAATCGGCAGTGGCCCATGCGGTCCTGACTCTGAAATCTTCATTGACCTCGGTGAAGAACGTGGTTGCGGTTCTCCTACTTGTGGCGTTGGCTGCGATTGCGACCGTTTCCTTGAAATTTGGAACCTCGTATTCACTCAATTCGACCGCACTGAAGATGGTAAATACAATCCACTCGTTCATAAAAACATTGATACAGGCTGTGGTTTGGAACGTGTTGCTTCCGTATTACAAAATAAACCATCCAACTTTGAAACTGATTTAATGTTCCCTATCATTGAATATGCAAGCAAAGTTGCTGGTGTTGAATATGGCAAAAACAAAGAAACTGATGTTTCCTTAAAAGTTATCGCTGACCATGCTAGAAGCATTTCCTTCATGGTTATGGATGGAATTCTTCCTTCTAACGAAGGTCGTGGCTATGTACTTCGTCGTCTTTTACGTCGTGCTGTTCGCCATGCTCGCACACTCGGCATTCAAGAAAAATTCCTTGCTGGTGCTGTAGATGTCGTTGCTGAAATTTACAGCGGTGTTTATGATGAACTCACAAATCGCAAAGATTATATCAAAAAAGTTATCACTCTTGAAGAAGAACGCTTTGCTACTACATTAAATCAAGGTATGGAACTTTTAAATGCTGAAATCGAAAGCTTAAAAGCTGAAAACAAAACTGTACTTGATGGTGAAGTTGGCTTCAAATTATATGATACTTACGGTTTCCCTTGGGAACTCACTGATGAAATCTTACACGAAAACAATATGACACTTGACAAAGATTCCTTTGATAAAGCAATGGAACAACAACGTACTCGTGCTCGTAATGCTCGTGGCGAAAATAAACGCATGGATATTCCTGATTTACGTGACAGCAATATCGGCGAACTTAAAATCGATGAAAATGCTCGTCAAGCAAAAATCGTTTGCATTTGGAAAAACGCTCAAATCACAGATGCTCTTAAAGATGGCGATGAAGCTGGCGTTATCTTAGATGTTACTCCATTTTATGCTGAAGGTGGCGGACAAGAAGGCGATATCGGTAGCTTAAAATCTGATATGGGTAGTGCTACAGTAATTGATACTAAAAAATTACCAGATGGCACAGTATACAATATCGTTCATGTAACAGAAGGTAGCCTTCATACTGGCGATGCTGTAGAAATCACTGTTGATATGACAAATAAACTCGCTTCTGCTCGTAACCATACAGCTACACATCTTTTACAGGCAGCCTTAAAACGCGTTGTTGGCGACCATATCAATCAGGCTGGTTCTTTTGTTAACGCTGACCACTTACGTTTTGACTTCTCTAGCTTTGAACCAATCACTGACGAACAATTAGCTGAAGTTGAAGCTATGGTTAATGCTGAAATCTTAACTGGTCAAGATGTAAACATTTCCTTCATGAAACAAGATGAAGCTAAAGAAATGGGCGCTATGGCTTTATTCGGTGAAAAATATGGTGATATCGTTCGCGTTGTAACTGTTCCTGGTTTCAGTATGGAACTTTGCGGTGGTAGCCATGTTAAAAACGTTGGCCAAATTGGCATGTTCAAAATTGTCAGTGAAACAGGCGTAGCTGCTGGTGTAAGACGTATTGAAGCTTTAACTGGTAAAGCTGCTATTGATTACATGAACAATAAAGCAAAACTCTTATCTGAAGCTGTTTCAACACTTAAAACAAATGAAACAAATCTTTTAGATAAAATCAACACTGTTCTCACTGAAAATAAAGAAATGAAACAAGAACTCACTAAAGTTCAAGCAGCTCGCGCTAAAGCTGATTCTCAAAAACTCTTAATGGGTCTTGAAGAATACAATGGCGTAAATGTAATCGTTGGTAAAGTTCAAGCTGCTACTATGGATGAATTGCGTAATTCTGCTGACCTCATTTGCAGTAAATACGAAAAAGCTGGCGTTGTTGTTTTAGGCGCTGTTATCGGCGATAAAGTAAACTTTGTTGTAAAAGCCAATAAAGACGCTGTAGCTCGTGGCATTCATGCTGGTAAAATCGTTAAAGAAGTTGCTCAAGTTGCAGGTGGTAACGGTGGCGGTCGTCCTGATATGGCTCAAGCTGGTGCTAAACAGGCAGAAAAATTACCAGAAGCATTCGATAAAGCTCATCAAATTATCCAAGCTCAAATTAAATAA
- a CDS encoding XTP/dITP diphosphatase, whose translation MKKIIVATKNQGKIKEMITAFKNLDVELHSLSEFGNLPDAIEDGSTFAENALKKASFYAKQTNCACLADDSGLEIDVLGGAPGIYSARFAGYHADDSANNKKMVEELAKKNVSSSPAHYVCALAFVDTDGSSLSCEGRCSGIIRNFACGEGGFGYDPYFYLPNLDKTMAEITLTEKNAISHRGLALKNMENILRGYLK comes from the coding sequence ATGAAAAAAATTATTGTTGCAACTAAAAATCAAGGCAAAATCAAAGAAATGATAACTGCCTTTAAAAACTTAGATGTAGAACTCCACTCTTTAAGCGAATTTGGCAATTTACCAGATGCTATAGAAGATGGTTCAACCTTTGCTGAAAATGCTTTGAAAAAAGCTTCATTTTATGCCAAACAAACAAATTGTGCTTGCCTTGCTGACGATTCTGGTTTAGAGATAGATGTACTCGGCGGCGCACCTGGCATTTATTCCGCTCGTTTTGCAGGCTACCATGCAGATGATAGTGCTAATAATAAAAAAATGGTAGAAGAACTCGCGAAAAAAAATGTTTCATCTTCTCCTGCCCATTATGTTTGTGCTTTGGCATTCGTCGATACTGATGGTTCATCTCTTTCTTGTGAAGGTAGATGTTCCGGCATAATTCGCAATTTTGCTTGCGGTGAAGGTGGTTTTGGCTATGACCCATATTTTTATTTACCTAACCTCGACAAAACTATGGCTGAAATTACCCTTACAGAAAAAAATGCCATCAGTCATCGCGGTTTAGCACTTAAAAATATGGAAAATATATTACGAGGCTATTTAAAATGA
- the rph gene encoding ribonuclease PH, with the protein MTRIDRREADQMRRFKITKYFQKYPAGSVLIETGNTKVICAASIQDGVPPFLRGNGIGWLNAEYSLLPSSTLTRSQREATRGRQNGRTQEIQRLIGRCLRSVMDFKALGERTITIDCDVIQADGGTRTASITGAFVALALALDTIYDPKKPFPLKDFLAAVSVGLSKENKPILDLCYDEDSTAVADMNIVMTGNGEFVEIQGTGEKHPFTHKQFSQMLSFAEKGIDELISYQKDILGNDLVWKIGRIP; encoded by the coding sequence ATGACTAGAATTGACAGACGTGAAGCTGACCAAATGCGTCGTTTTAAAATAACAAAATATTTTCAGAAGTATCCTGCTGGTTCCGTATTGATTGAAACTGGTAATACTAAAGTTATTTGTGCCGCTAGTATTCAAGATGGTGTCCCACCATTTTTGCGTGGCAATGGCATAGGCTGGCTCAACGCTGAATATTCACTTTTACCTTCATCTACACTTACTCGTTCTCAACGTGAAGCAACTCGAGGTCGTCAAAATGGTAGAACACAAGAAATTCAGCGTTTAATCGGACGTTGTCTTCGCAGTGTTATGGATTTTAAAGCGCTTGGCGAACGAACTATCACTATTGACTGTGATGTAATTCAAGCTGATGGTGGTACTCGTACAGCTTCTATTACAGGAGCATTTGTGGCACTTGCACTTGCTCTTGATACTATTTATGACCCTAAGAAACCTTTTCCTTTAAAAGATTTCCTAGCTGCTGTAAGCGTTGGTTTATCAAAAGAAAATAAACCTATTTTAGATTTATGTTATGATGAAGATTCTACTGCTGTTGCTGATATGAATATCGTAATGACTGGCAATGGTGAATTTGTTGAAATCCAAGGAACAGGTGAAAAACATCCTTTTACCCATAAACAATTTTCTCAAATGCTTAGTTTTGCTGAAAAAGGTATTGATGAATTGATTTCTTATCAAAAAGATATTTTAGGTAATGATTTAGTTTGGAAAATAGGAAGGATTCCTTAA
- a CDS encoding Fe-S-containing hydro-lyase, which produces MAEKIRITTPLTEEQSRKLKVGDSVLISGVIYSARDAAHKVMTEALARGEKLPIDWHNQIVYYLGPTPAKPGNPIGSCGPTTSGRMDAYTPTMLEQGIKGMIGKGSRDKAVVDSMKKNGVTYFAAVGGAAALISKCVKKYEVIAYPELGPEALAALTVEDFPAIVVIDSEGNNFYEIGQAPYRKFDMDQIK; this is translated from the coding sequence ATGGCTGAAAAAATTCGCATTACCACACCTTTAACTGAAGAACAATCTCGCAAATTAAAAGTAGGCGATAGCGTTCTTATCAGCGGCGTCATTTACAGTGCACGTGATGCTGCTCATAAAGTTATGACAGAAGCTCTCGCTCGCGGAGAAAAACTTCCTATTGATTGGCATAACCAAATCGTTTATTACCTTGGACCGACTCCTGCTAAACCTGGTAATCCGATTGGTTCTTGCGGTCCTACTACATCTGGTCGTATGGACGCTTACACTCCTACAATGCTCGAACAGGGAATTAAAGGTATGATTGGTAAAGGTTCCCGCGATAAAGCAGTTGTTGACTCCATGAAGAAAAATGGCGTTACTTATTTCGCTGCTGTTGGCGGTGCTGCTGCCCTCATTTCCAAATGTGTAAAAAAATATGAAGTAATTGCTTATCCTGAACTCGGACCTGAAGCACTTGCTGCTCTTACGGTTGAAGATTTCCCAGCTATCGTTGTTATTGATTCTGAAGGAAATAATTTCTACGAAATCGGTCAAGCACCATATCGCAAATTTGATATGGACCAAATTAAATAA